One window of the Mixophyes fleayi isolate aMixFle1 chromosome 6, aMixFle1.hap1, whole genome shotgun sequence genome contains the following:
- the LOC142159879 gene encoding uncharacterized protein LOC142159879: MYVRGDQQCKEEEIPTDISTDGSSNRTSPERCPRPLYSQDCTEENHRVPQKCQGEDLTNIKVEVIEGEEEMYVRGDQQCKEEEIPTDISTAYGHKSRKTLEGYLILSPEFKIEDNNITRDSPAENTITLNINPVLHSADISSDPSDHKKCSDNMVIALHSTTHTGDAIFSCSECGKCFTRKYGLFQHQKIHAGEKPFKCSECGKCFTQKSYLFQHHMTHTGEKPFPCSECGKCFTQRNGLIKHQKIHTGERPFMCSECGKCFTRKFYLLQHQITHTGEKPFPCSECGKCFKYKSGLIKHEKIHTVEKPFTCSECGKCFTQNSNLFQHQKIHTGEKPFTCSECGKCFTQKSYLLQHVKIHTGEKPFTCSECGKCFTHKLNLLRHQITHTGEKPFPCSECGKCFTQKSGLIKHQKIHIGEKPFTCSECGKCFTEKSCLHQHQKIHTGEKPFLCSECGKCFTQKSGLLKHQKSHTGEKPFPCSECGKRFAHKSDLFKHWKIHTGEKPFPCSECAKCFIYKSGLLKHQSTHIGEKLLL; this comes from the exons atggatccagtaacagaacttccccagagagatgtccccgtcctctttattcacaggattgtacagaggaaaatcacagggTCCCACAGAAGTGTCAG GGTGAAGATCTGACTAATATTAAGGTAGAAGttatagagggagaagaagagatgtatgtgaggggtgatcagcagtgtaaggaggaggaaatccctacagatatcagcacag catatGGACACAAAAGCAGGAAGACCTTGGAGGGATATCTCATTTTGTCTCCAGAATTTAAAATAGAAGATAACAACATCACACGCGATTCTCCAGCAGAAAATACAATTACCTTAAATATAAATCCAGTACTTCATAGTGCAGAtatatcatctgatccctctGATCATAAGAAATGTTCTGATAATATGGTTATTGCATTACATAGTACAACTCATACAGGTGACGCAATATTTTCCtgttctgaatgtggtaaatgttttacacggAAATATGGTCTTTttcaacatcagaaaattcacgcaggtgagaaaccatttaagtgttctgagtgtgggaaatgttttacacagaaatcatacCTTTTTCAACATCATATGACTCACACGGGTGAGAAACCTTTTCcgtgctctgaatgtgggaagtgttttacacagagaaatggtcttattaaacatcagaaaattcacacaggtgagagaccatttatgtgttcggagtgtgggaaatgttttacacgtaaattTTATCTTCTTCAACATCAGATAacgcacacaggagagaaaccgtttccatgttctgagtgtgggaaatgttttaaatataaatctgGTCTTATTAAACATGAGAAAATTCACACAGTTGAGAAACCATTTacgtgttctgagtgtgggaaatgttttacacagaattcaaatctttttcaacatcagaaaattcacacgggtgagaaaccatttacttgttctgagtgtgggaaatgttttacccaaAAATCATATCTTCTTCAACATgtgaaaattcacacaggtgagaaaccatttacgtgttctgagtgtgggaaatgttttacacacaaaTTAAATCTTCTTCGACATCAAataactcacacaggtgagaaaccgtttccatgttctgagtgtgggaaatgttttacacagaaatctggtcttattaaacatcagaaaattcacataggtgagaaaccatttacttgttctgagtgtgggaaatgttttacagagaaATCATGTCTTCAtcaacatcagaaaattcacacaggtgagaaaccgtttctatgttctgagtgtgggaaatgttttacacagaaatctggTCTTCTTAAACACCAGAaaagtcacacaggtgagaaaccgtttccatgttctgagtgtgggaaacgtTTTGCACATAAATCTGATCTTTTCAAACATTGGAAAATTCACACTggtgagaaaccgtttccatgttctgagtgtgcgaagtgttttatatataaatcaggTCTCCTAAAACATCAGAGCACTCACATAGGTGAGAAACTATTACTGTGA